In Onychostoma macrolepis isolate SWU-2019 chromosome 14, ASM1243209v1, whole genome shotgun sequence, a single window of DNA contains:
- the LOC131553184 gene encoding phospholipase A and acyltransferase 3-like has product MYVGEGYVIHLAPPSEHAQAGAYSMMSVLHDKATVKKEELYEVVGNNDYRINNLLDEEYEPHPVREILQDAHRFLGKELPYSVLTGNCEHFVTELRYGKPQSRQVRDAVKTLAATAGAGIGFGFVVYAISKFFGSKDKEKQTQ; this is encoded by the exons ATGTATGTTGGTGAAGGTTATGTGATTCACCTGGCCCCTCCCT CTGAACATGCTCAAGCTGGGGCCTACAGTATGATGTCAGTACTACATGATAAAGCCACAGTGAAGAAAGAAGAACTTTATGAAGTAGTTGGCAATAATGATTATCGTATCAACAACCTTCTAGATGAGGAATATGAGCCACATCCTGTTCGAGAGATTCTACAGGATGCACATAGATTTTTGGGAAAAGAACTTCCATATAGTGTGCTTACAGGGAACTGTGAGCACTTTGTTACAGAGCTGAGATACGGAAAACCACAGTCTCGACAG GTACGAGACGCAGTAAAGACTTTGGCTGCAACTGCTGGTGCAGGGATTGGCTTTGGATTCGTTGTTTATGCTATTTCAAAATTTTTTGGTTCAAAAGACAAAGAGAAGCAGACACAATGA